In Nostoc sp. CENA543, a single genomic region encodes these proteins:
- a CDS encoding ABC exporter membrane fusion protein: MHNSKLDRSFSPQPILRRAIFLAIFVSFTSIGISVFTAFRIREASSQKVQAPTTLFTELKTITALGRIEPKGNVIQLSATTSSEGSRVEQLLVKEGDRVKAGQVIAILDSHDKLEAALKAAKEKVKVAQANLDRTKAGAKKGEVTAQQAIIARLQVEAKGDIAAQTATVARLQAEVQNALIENQRYQTLYQQGAISASQSDSQRLRLETAQKNLQEAQAQLQRLQMSSQQKLQEAEANLAQITEVRGVDVVAAVAEVNSALAAMNQAQVNLNQAYVRSPQDGQVLAIHTQPGEIVSSSGIAEIGQTSQMYVIAEVYESDISKVKVGQSVRIIGDYLPAEMQGTVERKGLQIKRQNVVNTDPTSNIDNRVVEVQIRLNTTSSQQAADLTNMQVKAVIEL, from the coding sequence GTGCATAATTCAAAGCTAGACCGTTCATTTTCTCCTCAACCGATTTTACGGCGAGCCATTTTTTTAGCTATTTTTGTATCTTTTACATCCATAGGAATCAGTGTTTTTACAGCATTTAGAATCAGGGAAGCGTCCAGTCAGAAGGTACAAGCACCAACAACATTATTCACAGAGCTAAAAACAATAACCGCTTTAGGACGAATTGAACCCAAGGGGAATGTTATTCAACTTTCGGCGACTACATCCAGTGAAGGCAGTCGGGTAGAGCAATTATTGGTAAAAGAGGGAGACAGGGTAAAAGCTGGACAAGTAATTGCGATTTTAGACAGCCACGACAAGTTAGAAGCTGCCTTAAAAGCAGCAAAAGAAAAGGTAAAAGTCGCACAAGCTAATCTAGACCGCACTAAAGCCGGAGCGAAAAAAGGGGAAGTGACAGCCCAACAAGCCATCATAGCTCGTCTGCAAGTAGAAGCTAAAGGTGACATAGCTGCACAAACTGCTACGGTAGCAAGATTACAAGCCGAAGTGCAGAACGCTTTAATAGAAAATCAACGTTATCAAACACTGTATCAACAAGGGGCAATTTCTGCTTCCCAAAGTGATAGCCAACGCTTGCGCCTAGAAACTGCCCAAAAGAACCTGCAAGAAGCTCAAGCACAGCTACAACGCCTGCAAATGAGCAGCCAGCAAAAACTACAAGAAGCCGAAGCTAACTTAGCACAAATCACCGAAGTTAGGGGTGTAGACGTAGTAGCAGCAGTAGCCGAAGTCAATAGTGCTTTAGCAGCGATGAATCAAGCCCAGGTTAATCTTAACCAAGCTTACGTGCGATCACCCCAAGATGGACAAGTCTTAGCAATTCACACCCAACCAGGAGAAATAGTTTCCAGTAGTGGGATTGCTGAAATTGGACAGACTAGTCAAATGTACGTCATCGCCGAAGTTTACGAAAGCGACATCAGCAAAGTCAAAGTTGGACAGTCAGTGCGAATCATTGGTGATTATCTACCCGCAGAAATGCAAGGTACTGTTGAACGCAAAGGCTTACAAATCAAGCGACAAAACGTCGTCAACACAGACCCCACAAGCAACATTGACAACCGAGTTGTAGAAGTCCAAATCCGTCTCAACACCACCTCTAGTCAACAAGCGGCTGATTTAACCAATATGCAAGTTAAAGCAGTAATCGAGTTGTGA